Proteins from one Streptomyces genisteinicus genomic window:
- a CDS encoding glycosyltransferase — protein MHVLVVHNRYASAQPSGENNVVDQEVALLRGAGHRVGLFERRSDDIGGLPLPRKAALPLLVPWNPSVRTELAARLRTERPDVVHVHNVFPLLSPAVLAACADAGVPAVATLHNYTQVCPPGTLQRDGRPCTACVGSTPLPAVRHGCYRNSRLATVPLAVSLSVNRRRWWSGVERFFCISAAQRDVLVRSGMPAERLAVKHNFVPDPGATREGGGEQLLFLGRLAEAKGVRLLMAAWDEIAAGGGVGVPLVIAGAGPLEPEVRAWAAGRDDVRFAGLYDPEQCRRAVARSVAVVAPSTWMEAFGLVAVEAMAAGVPAVAAGHGAFTELVEDGVTGLLHRPGEAASLAACLRRVAADPAANREMGRAARRRYEQGFSPAVGLERLEEGYRTALAGRSGGGVGPPPAGDTGTGSRRGHPRERDGGSR, from the coding sequence ATGCATGTCCTCGTGGTGCACAACCGCTACGCCTCCGCCCAGCCGAGCGGGGAGAACAACGTCGTCGACCAGGAGGTGGCGCTGCTGCGCGGCGCCGGTCACCGGGTCGGGCTGTTCGAGCGGCGCAGCGACGACATCGGCGGTCTGCCGCTGCCGCGCAAGGCCGCGCTCCCGCTGCTGGTGCCGTGGAACCCGTCGGTCCGCACGGAGCTGGCCGCCAGGCTCCGCACCGAGCGCCCGGACGTGGTGCACGTCCACAACGTCTTCCCGCTGCTGTCGCCCGCGGTGCTGGCGGCCTGCGCCGACGCCGGTGTGCCGGCCGTGGCCACGCTGCACAACTACACGCAGGTCTGCCCGCCCGGCACCCTCCAGCGGGACGGCCGGCCGTGCACGGCGTGCGTCGGCTCCACGCCGCTGCCCGCCGTCCGGCACGGCTGCTACCGGAACTCCCGGCTCGCGACGGTGCCGCTGGCGGTCAGCCTGTCGGTCAACCGGCGGCGCTGGTGGTCCGGTGTGGAGCGGTTCTTCTGCATCTCGGCGGCGCAGCGCGACGTCCTCGTCCGGTCCGGCATGCCGGCCGAACGGCTCGCGGTGAAGCACAACTTCGTGCCCGACCCGGGCGCGACGCGCGAGGGCGGCGGGGAGCAGCTGCTCTTCCTCGGGCGCCTGGCGGAGGCCAAGGGCGTACGGCTGCTGATGGCCGCGTGGGACGAGATCGCGGCCGGCGGCGGTGTCGGCGTGCCGCTGGTGATCGCCGGCGCGGGGCCGCTGGAGCCGGAGGTGAGGGCCTGGGCCGCGGGCCGGGACGACGTCCGGTTCGCGGGTCTGTACGACCCGGAGCAGTGCCGGCGGGCCGTCGCCCGGTCGGTCGCCGTGGTCGCTCCGTCCACCTGGATGGAGGCGTTCGGCCTGGTGGCCGTGGAGGCGATGGCGGCCGGGGTCCCGGCGGTCGCCGCCGGTCACGGCGCCTTCACCGAGCTGGTGGAGGACGGGGTGACGGGTCTGCTGCACCGGCCGGGCGAGGCCGCCTCGCTCGCCGCGTGCCTGCGGCGGGTCGCGGCCGATCCGGCCGCCAACCGGGAGATGGGACGGGCGGCCCGGCGCCGGTACGAGCAGGGCTTCAGCCCGGCCGTCGGGCTGGAGCGCCTGGAGGAGGGGTACCGCACCGCACTCGCGGGGCGGTCGGGCGGCGGGGTGGGCCCGCCGCCGGCAGGGGACACGGGAACGGGCTCGCGACGGGGACACCC
- a CDS encoding right-handed parallel beta-helix repeat-containing protein translates to MGRTGIGWRRTVSPAATLVLLALVAATGCESAPDAPRGKDAAPAPSAARVCAAPAPGPATAPPGAVTVDPTVTGDLAVKTRNSPPRTVFWLRPGVHTLPRDRFAQVVPKEGNSYVGAPGAVLDGRRTNQYAFGGAARDVTVRHLTVQGFVAPHDEGVVNHDSADGWTIEHSTVQHNSGAGLMAGAGQRVRANCLRANGQYGMNAYKAEGRITGLVVEGNEITGNNTDDWERRRPGCGCTGGVKFWAVDGADVRGNWVHDNRGAGLWADTNNNDFRIEGNLLESNDGAALIYETSYNAVIRANTIRRNNWVEGRRYADRGDTFPFGTVYVSESGGEPRIPARTDRIDIHRNVLEDNWSGITLWENADRFCNSPANTSSGHCTLLVADTARCAQPGIATAPLYDDCRWKTQRVDVHGNRFALDTSVVPCTVRCDRMAVLANYGTYPDWSPYQGERVARAITREQDNRFWDNDYVGPWTFVAHDPSRTLDPGQWQGTPYQQDAGSTFRARDGG, encoded by the coding sequence GTGGGACGCACGGGGATCGGGTGGCGGCGCACGGTGTCGCCGGCGGCGACGCTGGTGCTGCTCGCCCTGGTGGCGGCGACCGGCTGCGAGAGCGCGCCGGACGCCCCCCGGGGGAAGGACGCCGCCCCGGCCCCGTCCGCGGCGCGGGTGTGCGCCGCGCCCGCGCCCGGGCCGGCGACCGCGCCGCCGGGCGCGGTGACGGTCGACCCCACCGTCACCGGCGACCTGGCCGTCAAGACCAGGAACAGCCCCCCGCGCACCGTCTTCTGGCTCCGGCCCGGCGTCCACACCCTGCCGCGGGACCGCTTCGCGCAGGTCGTCCCGAAGGAGGGGAACAGCTACGTCGGCGCCCCGGGCGCGGTGCTGGACGGCCGGCGGACCAACCAGTACGCCTTCGGCGGCGCCGCCCGCGACGTCACCGTCCGCCATCTGACCGTGCAGGGCTTCGTCGCGCCGCACGACGAGGGCGTGGTCAACCACGACTCCGCCGACGGCTGGACGATCGAGCACAGCACGGTCCAGCACAACTCCGGCGCCGGGCTGATGGCCGGCGCCGGCCAGCGGGTGCGCGCCAACTGCCTCCGCGCCAACGGCCAGTACGGGATGAACGCGTACAAGGCCGAGGGGCGGATCACCGGCCTGGTGGTCGAGGGCAACGAGATCACGGGCAACAACACGGACGACTGGGAGCGGCGGCGGCCGGGCTGCGGCTGCACCGGCGGCGTCAAGTTCTGGGCCGTGGACGGTGCCGACGTGCGGGGCAACTGGGTGCACGACAACCGCGGCGCCGGGCTGTGGGCGGACACCAACAACAACGACTTCCGCATCGAGGGCAACCTCCTGGAGTCCAACGACGGTGCCGCGCTGATCTACGAGACCAGCTACAACGCGGTGATCCGCGCCAACACCATCCGGCGGAACAACTGGGTCGAGGGCCGGCGCTACGCGGACCGCGGCGACACCTTCCCGTTCGGGACCGTCTACGTCTCCGAGTCCGGCGGCGAGCCCCGCATCCCGGCGCGCACGGACAGGATCGACATCCACCGCAACGTGCTGGAGGACAACTGGTCCGGGATCACCCTGTGGGAGAACGCCGACCGCTTCTGCAACAGCCCGGCCAACACCTCGTCCGGCCACTGCACGCTGCTCGTGGCGGACACCGCACGCTGCGCCCAGCCGGGGATCGCGACCGCACCGCTCTACGACGACTGCCGGTGGAAGACCCAGCGGGTGGACGTCCACGGCAACCGGTTCGCGCTCGACACGTCCGTCGTCCCCTGCACGGTCCGGTGCGACCGGATGGCGGTGCTCGCCAACTACGGCACCTATCCCGACTGGTCGCCGTACCAGGGCGAGCGGGTGGCGCGGGCGATCACCCGCGAGCAGGACAACCGCTTCTGGGACAACGACTACGTCGGCCCGTGGACGTTCGTCGCCCACGACCCGAGCCGGACGCTCGACCCCGGGCAGTGGCAGGGCACGCCGTACCAGCAGGACGCGGGCAGCACCTTCCGCGCACGGGACGGTGGGTGA
- a CDS encoding heparinase II/III family protein, translating into MGPREIGGRAADTLRRRRWRAAPPARPAVTGARFTAVLPAGAAGSVPADAVKRLVADADRLMEGHGEFFGVRRDDMADPDWCHDPKTGRRAPWVHAFDVPYRDEDAVGDIKQIWEPSRHQYLTVLAAAYALTGEERYAERVAAHLRSWWAANTPLRGVHWTSGIELGIRLLSWVWIRRLLDGWPGAAALFEENPAALDQIWHHQRWLAAFPSRGSSANNHVVAEAAGQFAAACAFGWFPSSARWRERALRSLERQLRANTFGSGLNRELATEYHGLVLELGLAAVAEADAAGVPVPDPVRLVLLRMTDALAAVVDDRLRPPRQGDADDGHGLVLDGADTGRWGSLLATGEAVFGRLPWWPEPAGTDVRTPLLASLLRPYGAAVSRPESRPDHFADAGLTVLRGPDGIWCRCDGGPHGFLSIAAHAHADALSVEVRQDGVDVLADPGTYCYHGQPEWRSYFRSTLGHNTLELDGTDQSVSGGPFLWTRHARSQVLAVDTSGARAGGTSRWCAEHDGYQGSAHRRQVELDAATRELRITDEVSGPRRAVRLAFHLGPEVSAHLADGAALLTWTSDGEERSAVLDLPGGLSWRAHRGRSEPPLGWYSAGFGRKEPSTTLVGSGFTDGSAPSVRYTTVLAFRGRGA; encoded by the coding sequence ATGGGGCCGCGGGAGATCGGCGGCCGGGCGGCCGACACCTTGCGCCGGCGGCGCTGGCGTGCCGCGCCGCCCGCCCGCCCGGCGGTGACCGGTGCCCGGTTCACCGCCGTGCTGCCCGCGGGGGCCGCCGGCTCCGTGCCGGCGGACGCCGTGAAGCGCCTGGTCGCCGACGCCGACCGGCTGATGGAGGGGCACGGCGAGTTCTTCGGCGTGCGCCGTGACGACATGGCCGACCCGGACTGGTGCCACGACCCGAAGACCGGGCGCCGCGCCCCGTGGGTGCACGCCTTCGACGTGCCGTACCGCGACGAGGACGCGGTCGGCGACATCAAGCAGATCTGGGAGCCGTCCCGGCACCAGTACCTGACCGTGCTCGCCGCCGCCTACGCCCTCACCGGCGAGGAGCGGTACGCGGAGCGGGTGGCCGCGCATCTGCGGTCGTGGTGGGCGGCGAACACCCCGCTGCGCGGCGTGCACTGGACCAGCGGCATCGAGCTGGGCATCCGGCTGCTGTCCTGGGTGTGGATACGCCGGCTGCTCGACGGCTGGCCGGGCGCCGCCGCGCTGTTCGAGGAGAACCCGGCGGCCCTGGACCAGATCTGGCACCACCAGCGCTGGCTGGCCGCCTTCCCCAGCCGGGGCTCCTCGGCCAACAACCATGTCGTCGCCGAGGCCGCCGGCCAGTTCGCCGCGGCCTGCGCCTTCGGCTGGTTCCCCTCCTCGGCGCGCTGGCGGGAGCGGGCGCTGCGGTCGCTGGAGCGGCAGCTGAGGGCCAACACGTTCGGCTCCGGTCTCAACCGCGAACTGGCCACCGAGTACCACGGGCTGGTGCTGGAACTGGGCCTGGCGGCCGTGGCCGAGGCGGACGCGGCCGGCGTGCCCGTCCCCGACCCGGTCCGGCTCGTGCTGCTGCGGATGACCGACGCGCTCGCCGCCGTCGTCGACGACCGGCTGCGGCCGCCGCGGCAGGGCGACGCGGACGACGGGCACGGGCTGGTCCTGGACGGCGCGGACACCGGGCGCTGGGGTTCGCTGCTGGCCACCGGCGAGGCCGTGTTCGGGCGGCTGCCCTGGTGGCCCGAGCCGGCCGGCACCGATGTGCGCACCCCGCTGCTCGCGTCGCTGCTGCGGCCGTACGGCGCGGCCGTGTCCCGCCCGGAGAGCCGGCCGGACCACTTCGCCGACGCCGGTCTCACCGTGCTGCGCGGCCCGGACGGCATCTGGTGCCGCTGCGACGGCGGTCCGCACGGCTTCCTGTCGATCGCCGCGCACGCCCACGCCGACGCGCTGTCCGTGGAGGTCCGCCAGGACGGGGTCGACGTGCTCGCCGACCCGGGCACGTACTGCTACCACGGGCAGCCCGAGTGGCGGAGCTACTTCCGGTCGACCCTCGGGCACAACACGCTGGAGCTGGACGGCACCGACCAGTCCGTCTCCGGCGGCCCGTTCCTGTGGACCCGCCACGCCCGCAGCCAGGTCCTGGCGGTGGACACGAGCGGCGCCCGTGCCGGGGGAACGTCCCGCTGGTGCGCCGAGCACGACGGCTACCAGGGCTCCGCGCACCGCCGTCAGGTGGAACTGGACGCCGCCACCCGGGAGCTGAGGATCACCGACGAGGTGAGCGGGCCGCGCCGCGCGGTGCGCCTCGCGTTCCATCTCGGCCCCGAGGTCTCCGCCCACCTGGCGGACGGCGCGGCCCTGCTGACCTGGACCTCGGACGGCGAGGAGCGCTCCGCGGTCCTCGACCTGCCGGGCGGGCTGAGCTGGCGGGCCCACCGGGGCAGGAGCGAACCGCCGCTGGGCTGGTACTCCGCCGGCTTCGGCCGCAAGGAGCCCAGCACCACCCTGGTCGGCAGCGGTTTCACCGACGGCTCCGCGCCGTCGGTGCGGTACACCACCGTGCTCGCCTTCCGCGGTCGGGGGGCCTGA
- a CDS encoding bi-domain-containing oxidoreductase produces MKQVVQNYKSGELAVLDVPVPGCKPGGVLVRSAYSLISTGTELMKVSEAGMSMLGKARSRPDQVAKVMQSVAVNGVPATYRKVMGKLDSWTPLGYSLCGVVEQVGAGVDDVKAGDLVACAGNEHALHAELNWVPKNLYAPVPDGLEPRHAAFGTVGSIALQGVRQGESRLGETALVIGLGLIGQLVVQLLTASGVRVVGVDPDPARCELAERLGAAACGDPESAAVEGAVAELTGGHGVDQVYLAAGGSSNQPVELAARLCRDRGRVVDIGKCRLDLPWNAYYEKELDVRFSRSYGPGRYDPEYELEGRDYPIGYVRWTERRNLACFLDLVARGRVDVEPLVSHVAAFDDAVETYRSLKDGELKAVAVLFRYPAPDGEASAAAAPEVTVPAVNLPAATARRRPARAAGKPVRLAFVGAGNYATSMLLPHLARRDGVELAAVVTTTALSAANARRKFGFAEATTDLDTVLGDDGVDAVFVVTRHSSHADLTRKALLAGKAVFVEKPLALTGDELAGVLAAVEESGNDRLQVGFNRRFAPLLREAKARFGARTGPASLRYLVNAGSLAHGSWYLRGATEGSRFAGEGGHFVDTASWLLDADPVSVYAVTTPGDEDLQVVLGYPDGSTATISYVTTGSPGFPKETLDLVADGKVLRLDDFVRASVYGRGKWVSSRLPKARDKGQSAELAAFVRAVRSGGPMPVPLESLAATTAATLAVGVSSASGLPVTLAGAR; encoded by the coding sequence GTGAAGCAGGTCGTACAGAACTACAAGAGCGGCGAGCTGGCGGTGCTGGACGTGCCGGTGCCGGGGTGCAAGCCCGGCGGTGTGCTGGTGCGCAGCGCCTACTCGCTCATCTCCACCGGGACCGAGCTGATGAAGGTGTCCGAGGCCGGCATGTCGATGCTGGGCAAGGCGCGTTCCCGGCCGGACCAGGTGGCCAAGGTCATGCAGAGCGTGGCCGTCAACGGGGTGCCCGCCACCTACCGCAAGGTGATGGGCAAGCTGGACTCCTGGACACCGCTGGGCTATTCACTGTGCGGGGTGGTCGAGCAGGTCGGCGCCGGCGTCGACGACGTCAAGGCCGGCGACCTGGTGGCCTGCGCCGGCAACGAGCACGCGCTGCACGCCGAGCTGAACTGGGTGCCGAAGAACCTCTACGCCCCGGTGCCGGACGGTCTGGAGCCCCGGCACGCGGCCTTCGGCACGGTCGGCTCGATCGCCCTCCAGGGCGTCCGCCAGGGCGAGTCCCGGCTCGGCGAGACGGCGCTGGTCATCGGCCTGGGTCTGATCGGGCAGCTGGTGGTGCAGCTGCTCACCGCGTCCGGGGTCCGGGTCGTCGGCGTCGACCCCGACCCGGCGCGCTGCGAGCTCGCCGAGCGGCTCGGCGCCGCGGCCTGCGGCGACCCGGAGTCCGCGGCGGTGGAGGGCGCCGTCGCCGAACTCACCGGCGGCCACGGCGTGGACCAGGTGTACCTGGCCGCCGGCGGCAGCAGCAACCAGCCCGTCGAGCTGGCCGCCCGGCTGTGCCGGGACCGCGGCCGGGTCGTCGACATCGGCAAGTGCCGCCTCGACCTGCCGTGGAACGCGTACTACGAGAAGGAGCTGGACGTCCGCTTCTCCCGCAGCTACGGCCCCGGGCGCTACGACCCCGAGTACGAGCTGGAGGGGCGGGACTACCCGATCGGCTACGTCCGCTGGACCGAGCGCCGCAACCTGGCGTGCTTCCTCGACCTCGTCGCCCGCGGCAGAGTCGACGTGGAGCCCCTGGTCTCCCACGTCGCCGCCTTCGACGACGCCGTGGAGACCTACCGGAGCCTGAAGGACGGCGAACTCAAGGCCGTGGCCGTGCTGTTCCGCTACCCGGCCCCGGACGGGGAGGCGTCCGCGGCGGCGGCCCCCGAGGTGACGGTGCCCGCGGTGAACCTGCCCGCGGCGACCGCGCGGCGGCGGCCCGCGCGGGCCGCCGGGAAGCCGGTGCGCCTCGCGTTCGTCGGCGCCGGCAACTACGCGACGTCGATGCTGCTGCCGCACCTGGCGCGGCGCGACGGAGTCGAACTGGCGGCGGTCGTCACCACGACGGCGCTGTCCGCGGCCAACGCACGCCGGAAGTTCGGCTTCGCCGAGGCGACCACCGACCTCGACACCGTCCTCGGGGACGACGGCGTCGACGCGGTGTTCGTGGTCACCCGGCACAGCTCGCACGCCGACCTGACCCGCAAGGCGCTGCTGGCCGGCAAGGCGGTGTTCGTGGAGAAGCCGCTCGCGCTCACCGGCGACGAACTGGCCGGTGTGCTCGCGGCGGTGGAGGAGTCCGGCAACGACCGGCTCCAGGTCGGCTTCAACCGCCGGTTCGCGCCGCTGCTGCGGGAGGCGAAGGCGCGCTTCGGCGCCAGGACCGGGCCGGCGAGCCTGCGCTACCTGGTCAACGCCGGCAGTCTGGCGCACGGGAGCTGGTACCTGCGGGGCGCCACCGAGGGCTCTCGTTTCGCCGGTGAGGGCGGGCACTTCGTCGACACCGCGAGCTGGCTGCTCGACGCCGATCCGGTGTCGGTGTACGCGGTCACCACGCCCGGCGACGAGGACCTCCAGGTCGTGCTGGGATACCCGGACGGGTCCACCGCCACCATCAGCTACGTCACCACCGGCTCCCCCGGCTTCCCCAAGGAGACCCTGGACCTGGTCGCGGACGGCAAGGTGCTGCGGCTCGACGACTTCGTCCGCGCCAGTGTGTACGGCCGCGGGAAATGGGTCAGCTCACGGCTGCCGAAGGCCCGGGACAAGGGCCAGTCCGCCGAACTGGCCGCCTTCGTGCGCGCCGTGCGGAGCGGCGGCCCGATGCCGGTGCCGCTGGAGTCGCTGGCCGCGACCACGGCGGCCACCCTCGCGGTGGGCGTCTCGTCGGCGAGCGGTCTGCCCGTGACGCTGGCGGGAGCCCGGTGA
- the asnB gene encoding asparagine synthase (glutamine-hydrolyzing) has product MCGIAGAYRWPDGKAVADRLTDTLAHRGPDGAGRYSHPVGDGEVHLGHRRLAIIDLSGTGAQPMRSDGLVLTYNGELYNAPELRAELTAAGVRFRGTSDTEVLLEAWRRWGTDCLPRLRGMFAFGIFDERTGELVLARDQLGIKPLFLLRRGGGLVFASELKALAAVTGGSLEVDHAALVASLLYYWVPDSRCAFREAEKLPPGSWLRCRPDGRVERGRFWSLKDVAAEGRERALSGDLPDIAAVVEESTRLHLLSDVPVATFLSGGLDSSYLTALAARDRPGISAYTIGFRAEDARFEAMPDDLRYARQVAARFGVDLHEIEIAPDVLDLLPRMTYHLDEPIGDPAAINTFLICSAAREAGVKVMLSGMGADELFAGYRKHLANQLAVRYRRVPRPLRRGLSGAVDRLPVASSRRGYRSVRFAKRFLSFADLPEEAAFRRSYTMYDRQELLALIDPDLAGTVDDVLTEHADVYRDNELDDFVNRMCLGDARMFLPGLNLAYTDRSSMAASTEVRVPYVDVEVVRAAFAVPGDRKIVGRQGKAVLKEAAATVLPREIVYRPKGLFSAPLRAWMSRDLAPLVREVIHDGELVRSGFLRRDALARLAAEDAAGHRDHSKHLWHVLTLEHWYRGATSEAGRTTRTAAR; this is encoded by the coding sequence ATGTGTGGCATAGCAGGCGCGTACCGGTGGCCCGACGGGAAGGCCGTGGCCGACCGGCTCACCGACACCCTCGCCCACCGCGGTCCGGACGGGGCGGGCCGGTACAGCCACCCCGTCGGTGACGGGGAGGTGCACCTGGGCCACCGCCGGCTGGCGATCATCGACCTGTCCGGGACCGGAGCCCAGCCGATGCGCTCGGACGGCCTGGTGCTGACGTACAACGGCGAGCTGTACAACGCCCCCGAGCTGCGGGCCGAGCTGACGGCCGCCGGGGTCCGCTTCCGCGGCACCTCCGACACCGAGGTGCTGCTGGAGGCGTGGCGGCGCTGGGGCACGGACTGCCTGCCGCGGCTGCGGGGCATGTTCGCCTTCGGGATCTTCGACGAGCGGACCGGTGAACTGGTCCTCGCCCGCGACCAGCTCGGCATCAAGCCGCTGTTCCTGCTGCGGCGCGGCGGGGGCCTGGTGTTCGCCTCGGAGCTCAAGGCGCTCGCCGCCGTGACCGGCGGCTCGCTGGAGGTGGACCACGCGGCGCTGGTGGCCTCGCTCCTCTACTACTGGGTGCCGGACTCCCGGTGCGCGTTCCGCGAGGCGGAGAAGCTGCCGCCGGGCAGCTGGCTGCGCTGCCGGCCGGACGGCCGGGTGGAGCGCGGCCGGTTCTGGAGCCTGAAGGACGTCGCCGCCGAGGGACGGGAGCGGGCCCTGAGCGGCGACCTGCCGGACATCGCCGCCGTCGTCGAGGAGTCGACCCGCCTGCACCTGCTCTCCGACGTGCCCGTGGCGACATTCCTCTCCGGCGGTCTGGACTCCAGCTATCTGACGGCGCTGGCCGCCCGCGACCGGCCCGGGATCTCCGCGTACACCATCGGCTTCCGCGCCGAGGACGCCCGGTTCGAGGCGATGCCGGACGACCTGCGCTACGCCCGGCAGGTGGCCGCGCGGTTCGGGGTGGACCTGCACGAGATCGAGATCGCGCCGGACGTGCTCGACCTGCTGCCGCGGATGACGTACCACCTGGACGAGCCGATCGGCGACCCGGCGGCGATCAACACGTTCCTGATCTGCTCGGCCGCCCGGGAGGCCGGGGTCAAGGTGATGCTGTCGGGGATGGGCGCCGACGAGCTGTTCGCCGGCTACCGCAAGCACCTGGCCAACCAGCTCGCGGTGCGCTACCGGCGCGTCCCGCGGCCGCTGCGGCGCGGGCTGTCGGGGGCGGTGGACCGGCTGCCGGTCGCCTCGTCCCGGCGGGGGTACCGGTCGGTGCGGTTCGCCAAGCGGTTCCTCTCCTTCGCCGATCTGCCGGAGGAGGCGGCGTTCCGGCGCAGCTACACCATGTACGACCGCCAGGAGCTGCTCGCCCTGATCGACCCGGACCTGGCGGGGACCGTCGACGACGTGCTGACCGAGCACGCGGACGTGTACCGGGACAACGAGCTCGACGACTTCGTGAACCGGATGTGCCTGGGCGACGCGCGGATGTTCCTGCCGGGCCTCAACCTCGCCTACACGGACCGCTCCAGCATGGCCGCGTCGACCGAGGTGCGGGTGCCCTACGTGGACGTGGAGGTGGTCAGGGCGGCGTTCGCCGTGCCCGGCGACCGCAAGATCGTGGGACGGCAGGGCAAGGCCGTCCTCAAGGAGGCGGCGGCCACCGTCCTGCCGCGGGAGATCGTGTACCGGCCCAAGGGCCTGTTCAGCGCCCCGCTGCGGGCGTGGATGAGCCGGGACCTCGCGCCGCTGGTGCGCGAGGTGATCCATGACGGGGAGCTCGTCAGGTCCGGCTTCCTGCGCCGTGACGCGCTGGCGCGGCTGGCCGCGGAGGACGCCGCGGGGCACCGGGACCACTCCAAGCACCTGTGGCACGTGCTGACGCTGGAGCACTGGTATCGCGGCGCGACCTCGGAGGCCGGCCGGACCACTCGGACGGCGGCTCGGTAG
- a CDS encoding Wzz/FepE/Etk N-terminal domain-containing protein, translated as MTTSTAPQSPAPAPLIDLQALVVAVRRRRRVWASLGLLGLLAGVAVALLLPPPPTAGTTVLVAHQDDQPNDPGTLIRTDVGLLHTTRIAGRALEALGSAERPEDFMADYEGAGLTNNLLRITVSGDSDAQAVARAGALADAFVADHVRRIEESADAEAASLLDQRDRMREDLAGVDREIGDGAAESGPRASANLESLFARRAELTSRIADFDQRAAEARMGTPRLVAGTRIVDAPRAVRHSLPRAAATDAGIGLVLGLALGLAAAAVGAVVADRPVLRRDVAAHLGASVVAELPRRSPGGWRRRRVRTARARLAATLARTVRGTREPVSLLELGCAPSTAALALDLAGALAPRGPVVVVDGLPGARLARRRPKPGDPDVVGGEAAESVPPGALRLGVGSVAPGTAWTDLRYLGTRTVLVVRAGHGSTAWLHTVARQLADQGIEVTGVVLIDPDPRDRTDGTLWDGPPAPRGRGAPPAPRNRGASAPGAPAAEAETEAEAEADTESEAEADRPPERRPAWAARSADSDQEAR; from the coding sequence GTGACGACGAGCACCGCACCGCAGTCACCGGCCCCGGCTCCCCTGATCGACCTTCAGGCGCTGGTGGTCGCGGTCCGCCGCCGCAGGCGCGTGTGGGCCTCGCTCGGGCTGCTGGGGCTGCTGGCCGGTGTGGCGGTGGCACTGCTGCTGCCGCCGCCGCCGACCGCGGGCACCACCGTGCTGGTGGCGCACCAGGACGACCAGCCGAACGACCCCGGCACCCTGATCCGCACGGACGTCGGGCTGCTGCACACGACGCGGATCGCGGGCAGGGCGCTCGAGGCCCTCGGTTCCGCCGAGCGGCCGGAGGACTTCATGGCGGACTACGAGGGCGCGGGCCTCACCAACAACCTGCTGCGGATCACGGTGTCCGGCGACAGCGACGCCCAGGCGGTGGCGCGGGCCGGGGCGCTCGCCGACGCCTTCGTCGCGGACCACGTGCGGCGCATCGAGGAGTCCGCCGACGCGGAGGCGGCCTCGCTGCTCGACCAGCGCGACCGGATGCGCGAGGACCTCGCCGGGGTCGACCGGGAGATCGGCGACGGGGCGGCCGAGAGCGGTCCGCGGGCGTCGGCGAACCTGGAGTCGCTCTTCGCCCGCCGGGCCGAACTCACCTCGCGGATAGCGGACTTCGACCAGCGCGCCGCGGAGGCGCGGATGGGCACGCCCCGGCTCGTGGCCGGCACCCGGATCGTGGACGCGCCGCGGGCGGTGCGGCACTCGCTGCCCCGGGCCGCCGCCACCGACGCCGGGATCGGGCTGGTGCTCGGGCTCGCGCTCGGGCTCGCGGCGGCCGCGGTCGGCGCGGTGGTGGCGGACCGCCCGGTGCTGCGGCGGGACGTGGCGGCGCACCTCGGGGCCTCGGTCGTCGCGGAGCTGCCCCGCCGGTCGCCCGGCGGGTGGCGGCGCCGGCGGGTCCGGACGGCGCGCGCCCGGCTGGCCGCGACCCTGGCCCGCACCGTGCGGGGGACGCGGGAGCCGGTGTCGCTGCTGGAACTGGGCTGCGCGCCGAGCACGGCCGCGCTCGCCCTGGACCTCGCCGGGGCGCTGGCCCCGCGGGGGCCGGTGGTCGTCGTCGACGGCCTCCCCGGCGCGCGGCTCGCCCGCCGCCGCCCGAAGCCGGGCGACCCGGACGTGGTGGGCGGCGAGGCGGCCGAGAGCGTGCCGCCGGGGGCGCTGCGGCTCGGCGTGGGCTCGGTGGCGCCCGGCACCGCGTGGACCGATCTGCGGTATCTCGGCACCCGGACCGTGCTCGTCGTACGGGCCGGGCACGGCAGCACCGCATGGCTGCACACCGTGGCGCGTCAGCTCGCGGACCAGGGCATCGAGGTGACCGGGGTGGTCCTCATCGACCCCGATCCGCGTGACCGGACCGACGGCACGCTGTGGGACGGCCCGCCGGCGCCGCGCGGGCGGGGCGCACCGCCCGCGCCACGAAACCGTGGCGCCTCCGCCCCCGGCGCCCCGGCGGCGGAGGCGGAGACGGAGGCGGAGGCGGAGGCAGACACGGAGTCGGAGGCGGAGGCGGACCGGCCCCCGGAGCGGCGGCCGGCGTGGGCGGCGCGGAGTGCGGACAGCGACCAGGAGGCGAGGTAG